The DNA segment TATTTATCCCTTGTGATCCGGGTTAACTCTTCTGCTTCCTGTATGGTCTTGTCAATCCGGGAGCTTCTACCTATATCCTGGGGCCTTCCCCCGGACAAAATAGCTATTTTAGGATTTAAACCCATCTGGCGAAGGAATTTGTCACCGTACTCAATGATTTTCCTCTTTTGTTTTAGGGTGTCGCCTTCATCAATCCCCACTGGAGCCAGAAGAAACAGGTGTCCCTGGATATCCAGAAGTGATGCCCGGTAAACTTCAGGATACAGTTCCCGCAGCCGGGCCATGAAATGAGAGGCACTCAATGACCCTCTGATTGCAGCCGCAACCTCCCCGTTTAATAGCATGTCCAGGAGTTCCTCTTCAGATTCAGTTAAGACTACTTCAAAATCAACCTGACGGGAGGCCTGGACTATAGCCTGGTTTTCACCCACACCTGCTGCGATTTTCATGGTTAATATTTTTCCTGTGGATCTATTTAAATATGAATAGCTGGATCTTCCCCGTATCCTCAGGACCTGATTGAGGGGATAATGGTCCATGACAAAAAAAGAGTAATTCTGTTTATTTTCCGGAATGGTACAATAATATTGAAGATCCACCCCTTACTCCCATTTTTCCCCATCCTATCTAATTAGAAATTATTATAAATAATAAAGATATAGCAATTATTATAAAATTCTTTGTGACTGATAATGGTTAAGTTAATAATTAATAGGTTAACTTAACCCGAATGAAAACTTAAAAAGGAATGAAATGTGAGTTGAAAATTAAAAACTGGGATTGAGGAATAAAAAGTTAAAATTGGTTTGATAAATTTTTTTACAAATTCCATAACTAAATGTTAGAATACTTAAAATGAAGGTGCTTTAATGGTTTTAAAACCTGAAACCCCCGAAGACCAAATTCAGTTCTCAGATAAGGGATATCTAATTTGTAACCAGTGTAATGGTTATTACGAATTACAAGAAAATGAAAGCCCTGAAGATTTTGAAAAATGTGAATGTGGTGGTTCCCTTAACTACCATGAACCCCGGACCCCTGTGGAAGATAATTTAAAATCCACTAGACAACATGTTTTTAATAAATCCCCTAAATCTCAGGGGGGATATACCACTCAAAACCCCCTTAACAAAGTAAAAACTGAAACTTCAACATCTGAAAATAAAAGAGTGGTTGACCGTATTTCTCCCCAGGAACCAGTATCTGATGAGGCCCTTGACACTCTGATCACGGATAAAGGTAATTTATGGGATAATGTGGAAGAATTCCGTCCTGAAAATAAGAAAAATGAAGGCACCAGCGATGTTATTGAACTAAACCGCATGATGATGATGGTTGACCAGAAAAGAGCCCTTGAAGAGAGTAACAAAAATTCCCCCCGAATTTCCAGAAAAATGGGGCCCATAGGTTTCCTGGGTGCAGCAATTGTCCTCCTGATAGCGGTTCTGATAATTACCCTGGCTGGAGAAATATTTTAAGTTATTAAAACAATATTTTCCTTATTCTATTAATAAAAATTCTATTTATAAAAAAAGTAAAGTTTAAAAAGTTTCTAACCTTTTAAACTATGGTTTATTTTTCCGCAGCTTTGATTCCCTTTTCCATAGCCTCCAGTGTTAACTCGATATCATTTGGGGTGTGTGCTGCAGATATGAAGCAGCATTCGAACTGTGATGGGGGAATGAATACCTCATTGGCCAGTAGTGTCCGGAAGTAGGTGTTGAATTTCTCCACATCCGCGGTCTTAGCCTGGGCATAGTCCCACACCTTGGTGGGAGTGAAGTATATCTGGAACATGGAGGATAGTCCCGCTACCTGATACTCCAGGGCAGCATCTTCCAGGATATCTCCCAGGCCCCGTCGCATTTGAAGTCCCTTAGATTCTGATTCACGGTAGTAGTCTTTGTCCAGATTTTTAAGTGTTTCCATACCTGCCGTGATTGATATGGGGTTTCCGTTGAAGGTTCCTGCCTGATAAACATCTCCCTGTGGGGCAATGCGTTCCATTAATTCTCTTTTACCTGCAAAGGCACCCATGGGGAATCCACCTCCCAGAATTTTTCCCATGGTTACCAGATCTGGGGTTACACCAAAGTATTCCTGGGCACCTCCCGAGGCTATCCTAAATCCAGTGATAACCTCATCAAAGATTAGTATTATATCATTTTCACTGGTTATTTTCCGTAAAAATTCCAGAAAACCTTTCTGTGGGGGTATGCAACCCACGTTACCCATTACTGGTTCCAGGATGATGGCAGCAATTTCATCCTTTTCCTGTTCCACCAGGTTGGTAATGGCTTCTTCATCGTTGAATGGTACCAGTACTGTGTTTCTGGTTGTTTCTTCCGGGACTCCTGGAGAGTCAGGCAATCCTACGGCTCCGGATCCGGATTTAACCAGTACGTAGTCATGAGCGCCGTGGTAGGCACCTTCAAATTTAATTATTTTCTTTTTCCCGGTGACTGCCCTGGCCAGGCGTATGGCACTCATGGTGGCTTCTGTTCCCGAATTTACAAAACGGACCATTTCCGCACAGGGTACCCGTTTTACCACTTCCCGGGCCAGGTTCACTTCTGCTTCTGTGGGAACACCATAAGCCGAGCCCCGGAGAAGTTGCTGGCCAACGGCTTCCATCACTGGTGGATAAGAGTGGCCTAGTACCAGTGGCCCGTAGGCCAGGCAGTAGTCCAGGTAACTATTTCCATCCACGTCGAACAGGCGGGGTCCTTCTCCCTTAAGGGCAAAGAAAGGATAGGGTTTAATGGCCCTTACCGGGGAGTCAACCCCTCCGGGAAGATAATTCTTAGCATCCTTAAATAGATCTTCAGATTTCATTTTTATCCTCTCCATTAAATTAACTTCATTATTAAGCTTTAATATACTCATTATTACGCCCTAATCTAAAATCCTCACCTTTCATTTCTTGAAATATTAATTAAAGAGTTAATCGCAGCCACAGCTACTGGAGTGCCACCTTTAGGACCTTCAGTGACCAGATGGGGGATTAGAGTCTCTGCCAGGGCTTTTTTGGATTCTGCCGCACCCACAAATCCAACTGGAACACCAATAACAGACTTAACATTCATTGAACCTGCCTCAACCAGTTCCATTACCTTCCACAGTGCAGTGGGTGCGTTTCCAATAACCACCACTCCCTCAAAACCTTCGACTGCTGCCAATTCCATGGCTGCTGCCGCCCGGGTGATTTCCTGTTCTCGGGCAAGCCTGATCGCTCGTTCATCACTGATGTAACAGTAGATGTTTCCCGGATATTTGTTTATACCGGCCTTCACCATACTGATATCCGTCAGAATATCCTTGCCCTGGGAAACTGCTTCCAGACTCTGCTGAACAAAATCCGAACTCATCCGGGTTATATCCGCATATTCAGGGTCCGCTGTAGAGTGAACTATCCTCTCCACTATAGATCGTTCCTCAGACGTCAGATCCTTGGTTTTTTCATCAATGAGAGACCGTACAATCTCTCTACTTTTAGCAGCAATCTCATATCCCTGTTTGGTAGATGCGCCCATGAATGTTGGTTTCATAATATCTTTCCGTGCCAGTTTTGGACTTATTCCCTAGATTTTTCCATTTAAGTTAGGGTAAACATAAATCAAAATCATAAATACTCTTCTAACATATTTATCTTATTCTAATATTTTAATTCTTAGATTTAAAAAAAATAGAGATTTAAAAAGGATAAGGTTGGATTGTCATTTTAAGATAATATTGAAATCATCCACCTTTATAATCCTTCTTCAGGAAAATTCAACCCTATACTATCCCTGAACTGCCATTCTTATACTCAAATTTATATAAATTATCCTACAAAAATAATAAACAATTATTTCTTGTAAGGAGGGAAAATTTATGAAAGGACAGGCACAGGAAGTTAAAGGACAGGTACTTCAGACCATAGCCACACTACTCACCACCGCGTTTGGATTAATCGCAGCACTGGCATGGAACGAAGCAATAAAGGCACTGATAGCACAATTTCTTCCAAAAGGAAGCGATTTGATGGGGTTACTCATCTATGCAGTTTTAATTACCATAATAGCAGTGGTAGCAACTATAATAATCGGTAGAGCCATATCCCAGCCAGAAGAGGTTCAGCTGGTTAAAATTGTGGAATAATTGGAAAGAGATAATAATAATTGGAAAAAGAAGATGAGAATTCTTTTTCCAGATTTTCTTCTTTTAAGATTAAATGAAATAGAATTTAAAAATTAAAAAAAATAGTTGCCTCTTTATTCTACTTTAATTACCCGGGTCCCGGCGAGTCGATCCAAATATCTCTCTTTTCCATCTTTACTCCGGGAAGATCCTACGGCCAGGTCAACCACCAGGGGGATCCACAGGAATTTAGAGATATTCCTCAGGAGTGCCTTTTTATAATCCATTTCCCCCTCCCTGTACTGGACTTTTAGCTTGAACAGACCTTTACCCAGGGTTGTGGACCACTTCCCTTCCATTACCATGAAGTACAGGACGGTCAGCAATCCCCATAATATAAGCCAATAATTGAAAACTGAGTATAGATTGGTCCATGCGATTAACGGGTAGATAGTAGCAGTCAGAACCCACATAAGTAGCGTGATGAAAATCACATCAACTATCAAAGCAGCCAGTCTTCCACCCCAAAATTCCTCCATTATAAATCACCTGTGTTTACATCTGGATGTTTATACATTTATAGTAGCCGGATTTAAGTGTTTAGTCTTCTTAAGTTCAGATTAACCAGGGTTAGAGTACTATTTGGCTCTATGGTTTTAGTAAAAAAGGTGGAAAGTGGTTAACAAACCCGGGGAACTGGATCAGCTATGGGTGCTTCCAGTATCCGTTTACCACCCATCATGGTTTCCAGAATCACGTGTTTGTCCCTGGTTACCTCACCAATTATCTGGGCATCTTTACCGTACTTGTTTTTGCGGATAGCTTCCAGGATTTCATCGGCCTTCTCCGGGGCCACCCCCATTATGACCTTTCCCTCGTTGGCCACTTCGTAGGGGTCAATTCCCAGCATTTCTGAGGCGGCAATAACCTCCCGTTTAACTGGTATCTTTTCTTCATCCAAGAACATACCCACACCCGATTTTTCAGCCATTTCATTGAGAGCGTTAGCCATTCCACCCCTGGTAGGGTCCTTCATGGCGTGCACTCCCCCAATATCCAGGGCAGCCTCCACCATACCCCATACTGGGGCTACATCAGATTTAAGGTCAGTTTCAAAGCCGAATCCTTCCCGGTAGCTCATAAGGGATATTCCATGGTCTCCCACACTTCCGGTGAGGATCACTTTATCCCCTACTTTTAGTCCAGAGTCAGGAGTGATGGCATTTTTAGGTGCAATACCAATCCCTGTGGTGGAAATGATCAGCTTATCCAGTTTGTCATTCTCCATTACCTTGGTATCCCCGGTTACAATAGCCACACCTGTTTCCTGGCATACTTCATCCATGGACTGGACAATACGTTCCAGGTCGTCCACGTTAAATCCTTCACTGATTACCATGGCATTGGCTATGGCCAGGGGACGGGCACCCATCATGGCCACGTCATTAACTGTACCGGCCATGGATATCCGGCCAATATCTCCTCCTGGGAAGAATAATGGATCGATGGTATGGCTGTCGGTGCTTATCACGATTTCATATTCACCCAGGGGAATGGTAGCTCCATCATCCAGGGCTTCCAGGCCTACTCCACCATTGACACTCTTGTTTTTTATGTTTCCCAGAATTATATCTGAAATGAGGCCCTGCATTATTTCTCCGCCAGCCCCATGTGACATTCCGATTTTCATTGATTCACCAGTTCTCGACTATATTTAAAGCCCTTTTTAGGACCTTTTATACCATTCTAAAATCATCTAAGGAGAATAGAATTTAAATTATTCTAGTAGAGAATTGGGATGTTAGCCTATTTAAATATACCCCTTTATCTAAACCTAAATAAAACCCCTAAATGGACTGTAAAGAGAAAAAGACTAAAAATTTTAAGGATTAGAAGATTTGAGTACCATAATTTAACCAGTAGAACTGACTTAATAGTATAAAGAAAGTTAATTGTTCATATTCTTAAAAATAAGATATACTTTAGGAGGGGATTAAAATATCAAATAGGGGAGTGGAAGGTAATGTTCTGGATGAAAACGGCCATCCTCTGAAGGGTTTGGTGGTTCAGGTGGAAGGTGCGGGAAAAATTGAATCATCCCTAAAAGGTAGCCGGGTGGTGAAGGCACTGGATAAAATCTCCCCGGTTTCACTTAAAGACCAACAGGTGTTAGCTGAGTCTGAAACTGATAGTCAGGGCCATTAT comes from the Methanobacterium formicicum genome and includes:
- a CDS encoding DUF5654 family protein; translation: MKGQAQEVKGQVLQTIATLLTTAFGLIAALAWNEAIKALIAQFLPKGSDLMGLLIYAVLITIIAVVATIIIGRAISQPEEVQLVKIVE
- the mtxX gene encoding methanogenesis marker protein Mmp4/MtxX, encoding MDLQYYCTIPENKQNYSFFVMDHYPLNQVLRIRGRSSYSYLNRSTGKILTMKIAAGVGENQAIVQASRQVDFEVVLTESEEELLDMLLNGEVAAAIRGSLSASHFMARLRELYPEVYRASLLDIQGHLFLLAPVGIDEGDTLKQKRKIIEYGDKFLRQMGLNPKIAILSGGRPQDIGRSSRIDKTIQEAEELTRITRDKYAVKHYFILIEDAIADGANMILAPDGICGNLIFRSLVLLGSIQSQGAVTLGIDEIFIDTSRSQNEEGYLRALKLAEKLAKQH
- the hemL gene encoding glutamate-1-semialdehyde 2,1-aminomutase, producing the protein MKSEDLFKDAKNYLPGGVDSPVRAIKPYPFFALKGEGPRLFDVDGNSYLDYCLAYGPLVLGHSYPPVMEAVGQQLLRGSAYGVPTEAEVNLAREVVKRVPCAEMVRFVNSGTEATMSAIRLARAVTGKKKIIKFEGAYHGAHDYVLVKSGSGAVGLPDSPGVPEETTRNTVLVPFNDEEAITNLVEQEKDEIAAIILEPVMGNVGCIPPQKGFLEFLRKITSENDIILIFDEVITGFRIASGGAQEYFGVTPDLVTMGKILGGGFPMGAFAGKRELMERIAPQGDVYQAGTFNGNPISITAGMETLKNLDKDYYRESESKGLQMRRGLGDILEDAALEYQVAGLSSMFQIYFTPTKVWDYAQAKTADVEKFNTYFRTLLANEVFIPPSQFECCFISAAHTPNDIELTLEAMEKGIKAAEK
- a CDS encoding cobalt-precorrin-8 methylmutase codes for the protein MKPTFMGASTKQGYEIAAKSREIVRSLIDEKTKDLTSEERSIVERIVHSTADPEYADITRMSSDFVQQSLEAVSQGKDILTDISMVKAGINKYPGNIYCYISDERAIRLAREQEITRAAAAMELAAVEGFEGVVVIGNAPTALWKVMELVEAGSMNVKSVIGVPVGFVGAAESKKALAETLIPHLVTEGPKGGTPVAVAAINSLINISRNER
- a CDS encoding RDD family protein, with protein sequence MEEFWGGRLAALIVDVIFITLLMWVLTATIYPLIAWTNLYSVFNYWLILWGLLTVLYFMVMEGKWSTTLGKGLFKLKVQYREGEMDYKKALLRNISKFLWIPLVVDLAVGSSRSKDGKERYLDRLAGTRVIKVE
- the hypE gene encoding hydrogenase expression/formation protein HypE, which gives rise to MKIGMSHGAGGEIMQGLISDIILGNIKNKSVNGGVGLEALDDGATIPLGEYEIVISTDSHTIDPLFFPGGDIGRISMAGTVNDVAMMGARPLAIANAMVISEGFNVDDLERIVQSMDEVCQETGVAIVTGDTKVMENDKLDKLIISTTGIGIAPKNAITPDSGLKVGDKVILTGSVGDHGISLMSYREGFGFETDLKSDVAPVWGMVEAALDIGGVHAMKDPTRGGMANALNEMAEKSGVGMFLDEEKIPVKREVIAASEMLGIDPYEVANEGKVIMGVAPEKADEILEAIRKNKYGKDAQIIGEVTRDKHVILETMMGGKRILEAPIADPVPRVC